Proteins encoded together in one Clostridium felsineum DSM 794 window:
- a CDS encoding helix-turn-helix domain-containing protein, protein MSHDNNYSYTAKQYQVSYQQVRNYTVKYEKGSVETLNNNRGKRKSENEMSELEKLRAENKILMAEKERSQMEVSFLKNSRK, encoded by the coding sequence ATTTCACATGATAATAATTATTCTTATACTGCAAAGCAGTATCAGGTATCCTATCAACAAGTACGGAACTATACTGTTAAATATGAAAAGGGTAGCGTGGAAACTTTAAACAATAACCGTGGAAAAAGAAAATCCGAAAATGAAATGAGCGAATTAGAAAAGCTGCGTGCTGAAAATAAGATTTTAATGGCTGAGAAAGAACGTTCTCAAATGGAGGTTTCTTTCTTAAAAAACTCGAGGAAATAG
- a CDS encoding endo-1,4-beta-xylanase, whose amino-acid sequence MLKSKLAKICTGVLALGLAISISGVGTAKAAMSHSKFVGNIIAGSIPSNFGTYWNQVTPENATKWGSIEYSRGNYNWSNADLIYNYAKSNNMPFKFHNLVWGSQQPSWMSNLSPQDQKTEVSKWITAAGQRYSGSAFVDVVNEPLHTQPAYKNALGGDGSTGYDWIVWSYQQARKAFPNSKLLINEYGIISDPNAANNYVKIINLLKSKGLIDGIGIQCHQFNMDNVSVNTMNTVLNILSKTGLPIYVSELDITGDDATQLARYQQKFPVLYENPNVKGITLWGYIQGQTWKDGTYLVNSDGSERPALKWLKSYLANR is encoded by the coding sequence ATGTTAAAATCAAAATTAGCCAAAATATGTACAGGAGTCTTGGCATTAGGACTTGCCATTTCAATTTCAGGTGTGGGAACTGCTAAGGCAGCAATGTCTCACAGCAAATTCGTAGGAAATATAATAGCAGGAAGTATTCCATCTAATTTTGGTACTTACTGGAATCAAGTTACACCAGAAAATGCAACTAAATGGGGTTCAATTGAATACAGCCGTGGTAATTACAACTGGTCAAATGCTGATCTTATTTATAATTATGCAAAAAGCAATAATATGCCCTTTAAATTTCATAATTTAGTATGGGGAAGTCAACAGCCTAGTTGGATGTCAAATCTTTCACCACAAGACCAAAAAACAGAAGTTTCAAAGTGGATTACAGCCGCAGGTCAAAGGTATTCAGGTTCAGCTTTTGTTGATGTTGTAAATGAACCACTACACACTCAACCTGCTTATAAAAATGCTCTTGGTGGAGATGGCTCAACTGGCTACGATTGGATTGTATGGTCCTATCAGCAGGCAAGAAAAGCTTTCCCAAATTCAAAGCTTTTAATTAATGAATATGGCATAATTAGTGATCCTAACGCAGCTAATAATTACGTTAAAATCATAAACCTGCTTAAGAGCAAAGGTTTAATAGACGGAATAGGCATACAGTGTCATCAATTCAATATGGACAATGTTTCTGTAAATACTATGAATACAGTTTTAAATATCTTATCAAAAACTGGACTACCAATATACGTATCAGAGCTTGATATTACTGGTGATGATGCTACTCAACTGGCTAGATACCAGCAAAAATTCCCTGTTTTATATGAAAACCCTAATGTAAAAGGCATAACCTTATGGGGATATATTCAAGGACAAACTTGGAAGGATGGTACTTATTTAGTTAATTCAGATGGTTCTGAACGTCCTGCGCTTAAATGGTTAAAATCTTATTTAGCTAATCGTTAA
- a CDS encoding IS3 family transposase, translating to MIEEYIEYYNNKRLQRNLGVLTPIEKHNMYLHAS from the coding sequence ATGATCGAAGAATATATTGAGTATTACAACAATAAACGACTACAAAGAAATCTTGGTGTATTAACACCAATTGAGAAACATAATATGTATTTACATGCATCATAA
- a CDS encoding ATP-binding cassette domain-containing protein, which yields MIKLNNITCLNSYNHVIFKNLNINFRLGKKYLIIGDNGCGKTTLLNIIYGLYRNYKGNILYSDSITKLVAYVPQCNYLFNETIKNNLIKSLDYYDSDYLHELLKIMKLYHYMKKLPDGLNTKVNNSTKSLSSGQIQKIKLIRGFLSNKRILMIDEALSNLNNDSLISILNFLRDNYDKTLIIVSHQTNLIINHLDPEIIDIKDIANS from the coding sequence TTGATTAAATTAAATAATATAACTTGCCTTAATTCTTATAATCATGTTATTTTTAAAAATTTAAATATAAATTTTAGATTAGGCAAAAAGTACTTAATTATTGGTGATAATGGTTGTGGTAAAACAACTCTTTTAAATATAATTTACGGTCTTTATAGAAATTATAAAGGTAATATACTTTATTCGGATAGCATAACTAAATTAGTAGCATATGTACCTCAATGTAATTATTTATTTAATGAGACTATAAAAAATAACTTAATAAAGAGCTTAGATTACTATGATTCTGATTATTTACATGAATTATTAAAAATAATGAAATTATATCATTACATGAAAAAATTACCAGATGGTTTAAATACAAAAGTTAATAATTCAACAAAATCTTTAAGCAGTGGTCAAATTCAAAAAATCAAGCTAATTCGTGGCTTTTTATCAAATAAACGTATATTAATGATTGATGAAGCTCTTTCTAATTTAAATAATGATTCACTTATATCAATATTAAATTTTTTGAGAGACAATTATGATAAAACTCTAATAATTGTTTCTCACCAAACTAATTTAATTATCAATCATTTAGATCCTGAAATAATTGATATTAAGGATATAGCCAACTCATAA
- a CDS encoding CPBP family intramembrane glutamic endopeptidase has translation MKSNEETNFLQRRFQILLSILIAAAFLFVLRGGRLIYIFKARPSDYDAILMSDSLGIIFAIIVMFLLRKINVLREKKDGILKGLFVGGFLTFICFFSLLATLTTVQEKKLLPISSIIVFTLSMIAVGMAEEFIFRGIILNLLVDKFGKTTKGIWAAVIVSSVIFGCAHISNVLSGVHLKAAFIQAMGTIAVGALLAAIYLRTRNIWVVIFLHAFMDFSSLIGAGFFGVSSFTGQVNQYGYIKLVSVAIYFIPVFILLRGSKMKEIIENV, from the coding sequence ATGAAGTCAAATGAAGAAACTAATTTTTTACAAAGAAGGTTTCAAATATTACTATCTATATTAATAGCTGCTGCATTTCTATTTGTACTAAGAGGTGGACGTTTAATTTATATATTTAAAGCAAGACCTTCTGATTATGATGCAATTCTTATGTCAGATTCATTAGGAATTATATTCGCAATAATTGTTATGTTTTTACTAAGAAAGATAAATGTGCTTAGAGAAAAAAAGGATGGAATATTAAAGGGACTTTTCGTTGGAGGCTTTTTAACCTTCATATGTTTTTTTTCTTTGCTTGCAACGCTCACTACAGTTCAGGAAAAAAAACTTTTACCTATTTCAAGTATTATAGTTTTTACTCTATCCATGATAGCAGTAGGAATGGCTGAAGAGTTCATTTTCAGAGGAATTATACTTAATCTTTTAGTTGATAAATTCGGTAAAACTACAAAGGGCATTTGGGCTGCAGTTATTGTATCTAGCGTGATTTTTGGTTGTGCACATATAAGTAATGTACTTTCTGGTGTTCATCTTAAAGCTGCATTTATACAAGCAATGGGTACTATAGCAGTAGGAGCACTGCTTGCAGCAATCTATTTGAGGACAAGGAATATTTGGGTAGTTATTTTTCTGCATGCGTTTATGGATTTTAGTTCCTTAATAGGTGCTGGATTTTTTGGAGTTAGTTCTTTTACAGGCCAAGTAAATCAGTATGGATATATTAAACTTGTAAGTGTTGCTATCTATTTTATTCCAGTATTTATTTTGCTTAGAGGAAGTAAGATGAAGGAAATAATTGAAAATGTATAG
- a CDS encoding GntR family transcriptional regulator, whose amino-acid sequence MLISIDFNSNIPIYIQIYNQFLSFIINGILKDGEKLPSARSLAKQLELNVLTINKTYKKLRDEGLIDIYPKKGSFVNISKKQIYSQDYINQKLQYEINNLVLTSYEYKIDLQIVLNSLIYTYNNFIKGDNGNDE is encoded by the coding sequence TTGTTAATATCAATTGATTTTAATAGCAATATACCTATTTATATTCAAATTTATAATCAGTTTCTTTCGTTTATAATCAATGGTATCCTAAAAGATGGTGAAAAACTGCCATCTGCTCGTTCTCTTGCAAAACAATTAGAGCTAAATGTTTTAACGATTAATAAGACTTATAAAAAACTGAGAGATGAGGGGTTGATTGATATATACCCCAAAAAAGGGAGTTTTGTTAATATATCTAAAAAACAAATTTATTCTCAAGATTATATTAATCAAAAATTACAATATGAAATAAACAATTTAGTTCTAACATCTTATGAATATAAAATAGATTTGCAGATTGTACTCAACTCTTTAATTTATACCTATAATAATTTTATTAAAGGAGATAATGGGAATGATGAATAA
- a CDS encoding MBL fold metallo-hydrolase, with amino-acid sequence MSKLNEELKTKVFISSDKHGGFGVSSTIIYGPTEALLFDAQFTCSNAHRLVAEILETGRELKQIFISHLHPDHYFGLGVLKEAFPNARVIAYKETADEANSAFSHKIEYWNTELLGTNGCKTAVNIERIEESYLSVDGIKIEILGIMRGDSENLTCLWIPSTRTLVAGDLVFSDAYLWIADARTPQERQEWLDNLDKLEALNPKVIIPGHAPNNKPINPNCIDFSRKYIKDFIKELKAAKDSTDLIERIKKIYPNLAVPICLEMSAKILKDSLQWEGDFPLSLRYKKTII; translated from the coding sequence ATGAGTAAATTGAATGAAGAATTAAAAACAAAAGTATTTATAAGTTCAGACAAGCATGGTGGTTTTGGTGTATCATCAACTATAATTTACGGGCCAACTGAAGCTCTTTTATTTGATGCTCAATTTACTTGCTCCAATGCTCATCGTTTGGTTGCTGAAATACTTGAAACTGGCAGAGAATTAAAACAAATCTTTATAAGCCATCTTCATCCTGATCACTATTTTGGACTCGGAGTATTAAAGGAAGCCTTTCCAAATGCCCGCGTTATTGCTTATAAAGAAACTGCTGACGAAGCAAATTCAGCTTTTAGCCATAAAATTGAGTATTGGAATACTGAACTATTAGGTACTAACGGTTGTAAAACTGCTGTAAATATTGAACGTATAGAAGAATCTTATCTTTCTGTAGATGGTATTAAAATTGAAATTCTCGGTATAATGAGAGGCGATAGCGAAAATTTAACTTGCCTATGGATTCCTTCCACAAGAACCTTAGTTGCTGGTGATTTGGTATTTTCAGACGCATATTTGTGGATTGCAGACGCTAGAACACCACAAGAAAGGCAAGAATGGTTAGATAACTTAGATAAACTTGAAGCTTTAAATCCTAAAGTTATTATTCCAGGACATGCTCCAAATAATAAACCTATAAATCCAAACTGTATTGACTTTTCACGTAAATATATAAAAGACTTTATAAAAGAGCTTAAAGCTGCCAAAGACTCAACGGATTTAATAGAAAGAATTAAAAAAATATATCCAAACCTTGCAGTTCCTATATGTTTAGAAATGAGTGCAAAAATCTTAAAGGACAGTTTACAATGGGAAGGTGACTTTCCCCTTTCTCTTCGTTACAAAAAAACAATTATATAA
- a CDS encoding polysaccharide deacetylase family protein has translation MKKFLLMALTCLLLSIPCAAKAATNVKVPVLLYHVVSTNPDPSNLYQYNLTEFKKDMAYLNANGYTTLSIDQYYNILNKTIPMPNKPILLTFDDCTEDFYTNVYPVLRQYNMKATEFVITDFIDTSWHLTSNEIRTVFNNGIDIENHTTHHLDLTTLNYNQKFSAINDATAKIQAITKKAPVYCAYPYGTYDAATVSILKNLGYKAGFSVSNTLSTDSDNKYGLPRICILNGDSFDTFKSKVSIGH, from the coding sequence ATGAAAAAATTTTTACTTATGGCTCTTACTTGTCTACTTTTATCTATCCCATGTGCAGCAAAGGCAGCAACAAATGTAAAGGTTCCAGTGCTGCTATATCATGTAGTTTCTACAAATCCTGATCCATCAAATCTATATCAATATAATCTTACAGAATTCAAAAAAGATATGGCTTACTTAAATGCCAATGGTTACACTACACTATCTATCGACCAATATTACAACATTTTAAATAAAACGATTCCAATGCCAAATAAACCGATTTTACTTACTTTTGACGATTGTACAGAAGATTTTTACACAAATGTATACCCTGTTTTAAGACAATACAACATGAAAGCAACTGAATTTGTCATTACAGATTTTATTGATACAAGCTGGCATTTAACTAGTAATGAAATTAGAACTGTATTTAACAATGGCATAGACATAGAAAATCATACTACTCACCATTTAGATTTAACTACTTTAAACTATAATCAAAAATTTTCAGCTATCAATGATGCAACTGCAAAAATTCAAGCTATAACTAAAAAAGCTCCAGTTTATTGTGCTTATCCTTATGGAACATATGATGCAGCTACTGTTTCAATTCTTAAAAATTTAGGTTACAAAGCTGGTTTTTCTGTATCAAATACCTTAAGTACTGATTCGGACAATAAATATGGTTTACCTCGTATATGCATTTTAAATGGTGATAGCTTTGATACCTTCAAAAGCAAAGTTTCAATAGGACACTAA
- a CDS encoding cation diffusion facilitator family transporter, whose product MDNKVSIARLSIISNFVLIVLKLLVGFFTGSVSIISEAVHSITDLAASIITFFSVKISGKPADEEHPYGHGKIENISGVIEALLIFIASALIIYKAVLKIIEPSEVESVGIGFLVMIVSSIVNMVVSKKLYKVAEKEDSIALKADALHLKADVYTALGVAIGLLLIWITKIYFLDPIFAIIVAVFILREAFHILREAFNPLMDTKLSNEEINIIKSAISKHGNLFCDLEKLKTRKSGATRYVDLTIVFPGDISLKEAHGICDILEEEITKSLKRTEVMIHSEACGKSCNGCKNSERR is encoded by the coding sequence ATGGATAATAAAGTTTCAATAGCACGGCTTTCTATAATATCTAATTTTGTACTTATAGTATTAAAGTTATTAGTTGGTTTTTTTACAGGGTCTGTTAGTATAATTTCAGAGGCTGTTCATTCTATAACAGATTTGGCAGCTTCTATCATTACTTTTTTTTCAGTGAAAATATCTGGAAAACCAGCAGATGAAGAACATCCTTATGGGCATGGGAAAATTGAAAATATATCGGGTGTAATAGAAGCCCTTCTTATTTTTATTGCTTCAGCACTGATAATTTATAAGGCAGTTTTAAAGATAATTGAGCCATCAGAGGTTGAGTCTGTGGGCATTGGATTTTTAGTGATGATTGTATCTTCAATAGTTAATATGGTAGTATCTAAAAAATTATATAAAGTTGCAGAGAAGGAGGATTCTATAGCCTTAAAGGCGGATGCACTTCATCTTAAAGCTGATGTTTATACTGCATTAGGTGTGGCAATTGGTTTACTACTTATATGGATTACGAAAATTTACTTCTTAGATCCTATATTTGCAATTATAGTTGCGGTATTTATTCTACGTGAGGCATTTCACATATTAAGAGAAGCTTTTAATCCTTTAATGGATACAAAACTATCCAATGAGGAGATCAATATAATTAAGTCAGCTATAAGTAAGCATGGAAACTTATTTTGTGATTTGGAAAAATTAAAAACGAGAAAATCAGGTGCTACTAGATATGTAGATTTAACTATAGTATTTCCAGGGGATATATCTTTAAAGGAGGCTCATGGTATCTGTGATATTTTAGAGGAAGAAATAACAAAATCACTAAAGAGAACAGAAGTTATGATACATTCAGAAGCTTGCGGGAAGAGCTGTAATGGTTGTAAGAATTCAGAGAGAAGATAA
- a CDS encoding ABC transporter transmembrane domain-containing protein encodes MKNKKMVRYKYCVIVGYGIQNIILSITSNSLLIIILIMIPLFIILSCKFGNKLKVYSKNVQDSKDRLQDYVIENVIRKFFIQIYRILSEQYKTSCNYNDDLKRSNIKLT; translated from the coding sequence ATGAAGAACAAGAAAATGGTAAGGTACAAATATTGTGTAATTGTAGGTTACGGAATACAAAATATTATACTATCAATTACTTCAAATTCTTTATTAATTATAATTTTAATTATGATCCCTTTGTTTATAATACTTTCATGTAAATTTGGTAATAAATTAAAAGTTTACTCTAAAAATGTACAGGATTCAAAAGATAGACTACAAGATTATGTCATTGAAAATGTAATTAGAAAATTTTTTATTCAAATATATAGAATATTAAGTGAGCAATATAAAACTTCTTGTAATTATAACGATGACTTAAAAAGAAGCAACATAAAATTAACTTAA
- a CDS encoding helix-turn-helix domain-containing protein has product MAFKHKYSYAQKEKIIIEYLNNNYGFKELCCIYGALKGWIRLYNAFGFGGLRTNSKAIRYSSVLKQSAVNDYLNGKYTAPELLIKYKIRSETQLRK; this is encoded by the coding sequence ATGGCATTTAAACACAAATATTCCTATGCACAAAAAGAGAAAATTATTATTGAATATCTTAATAACAATTATGGATTTAAAGAATTATGTTGTATATATGGAGCACTAAAGGGTTGGATTCGTCTATATAATGCTTTTGGATTTGGAGGGTTAAGAACAAATAGTAAAGCAATTAGATATTCTTCAGTATTAAAACAGTCAGCTGTCAATGATTATCTCAATGGAAAGTATACAGCTCCTGAACTACTGATAAAATATAAAATACGGTCAGAAACTCAACTCAGAAAATAA
- a CDS encoding DUF1648 domain-containing protein, whose product MMNNDLIILFTVILIYQTLMPIFSSKNMVFSVSKSLLYNIGLANLYKKIYIVVGLILTLINISCSFINQTLLLIFFLLSTLILIILFGIFHNLLLNQANNSLKNKESKKNIELLINDVIPNVPMLFFAFPICIILGMFILLLKNYDKLPYKIPIHWNLNFVANRFLPKTLWNVSQEPLIMLILIIILLIFNLSLSKKSQTTIIEYKEKYIKMKLNSRRYHSLLLCILSLFLTSVFIVCELPLLYKNIVIPKELVWLLFIVCIITYLIYIKKSVLDENKFLKEYNIEDISLEYDENNWVLGLIYFNKNNPALLIPKRTGFGYTLNLGSPYSWIIIIILLIPIIF is encoded by the coding sequence ATGATGAATAATGATTTAATTATATTATTTACTGTAATTTTAATTTATCAAACACTTATGCCTATATTTTCAAGCAAAAATATGGTGTTTTCGGTTTCGAAAAGTTTGCTATATAATATTGGATTAGCTAATTTATATAAAAAAATTTATATAGTAGTTGGATTAATTTTAACTTTAATTAATATATCCTGTAGCTTTATTAATCAAACACTTTTATTAATTTTTTTCTTATTAAGTACTTTAATTTTAATAATTCTGTTTGGAATTTTTCATAATCTTCTATTAAATCAGGCCAATAATTCACTTAAAAATAAAGAAAGCAAAAAAAATATTGAATTGTTAATTAACGATGTTATTCCCAATGTACCTATGTTATTTTTTGCTTTTCCTATTTGCATTATTTTAGGAATGTTTATTTTGCTTTTAAAAAATTATGATAAACTACCATATAAAATACCAATACACTGGAATCTTAATTTTGTTGCTAACAGATTTTTACCAAAAACATTATGGAATGTTTCACAAGAGCCTCTTATAATGTTAATATTAATTATTATATTGCTTATATTTAATTTATCATTAAGTAAAAAATCTCAAACTACTATAATTGAATATAAAGAAAAATATATAAAAATGAAATTAAACTCCAGAAGATATCATAGCTTATTGTTATGCATATTATCTTTATTTTTAACTTCAGTTTTTATTGTATGCGAATTACCACTATTATATAAAAATATAGTAATTCCCAAAGAACTTGTTTGGCTGCTTTTTATAGTTTGTATAATTACTTATCTTATATATATAAAGAAATCTGTATTAGATGAAAATAAGTTTCTTAAAGAATATAACATAGAGGACATATCATTAGAGTATGATGAAAATAATTGGGTTTTAGGTTTAATTTATTTTAATAAAAATAATCCAGCGTTGTTAATCCCTAAGAGAACAGGATTTGGATATACTTTGAATTTAGGAAGTCCTTATTCTTGGATTATAATAATTATTTTATTAATACCAATAATATTTTAA
- a CDS encoding alpha/beta hydrolase: MKKKSKLKTILLVSTMCFTLSFPLGTCMQNQKVEAASTSPTYKDVVFATVKNDDGKTKKLKMNIFKPTKKTKKATPVLVYVHGGAWAMGDYRCNENVNTKLAAKTSRNNKIPMHKGPSGYDVFKRVTKNGITFVSVDYRLSSEAVFPAQIYDVKGSIRYLRANAKKYGIDPNKIAICGESAGGHLAALAATTGDEKDLEGDVGGNTNYSSKLMAAIDYFGPTNLLNMAPEMDSAIQSPADAAKTHDAPDAAEAKLLGFTGADQGIGVLRAIRDKNDTSSPYWSKVKLAELGSPINHVNSTNPPMFIAHGGSDTLVPIKESLNLSLALTHAGVKNIFMTYSKDPHGSQVEDINTAAIKWITTQLTK; encoded by the coding sequence ATGAAAAAAAAATCAAAATTGAAAACTATTTTACTAGTATCAACTATGTGTTTTACCCTATCTTTTCCTTTAGGTACATGTATGCAAAATCAAAAGGTAGAAGCTGCTTCTACTTCTCCGACTTATAAGGATGTAGTTTTCGCTACTGTAAAAAATGATGATGGAAAAACAAAAAAACTAAAAATGAATATCTTTAAACCTACTAAGAAAACAAAGAAAGCAACACCTGTTCTTGTATACGTACATGGTGGTGCTTGGGCAATGGGAGATTACAGATGTAATGAAAATGTCAACACTAAGCTAGCTGCAAAGACGTCTAGAAACAACAAAATTCCTATGCATAAGGGTCCTTCTGGATATGATGTTTTTAAAAGAGTCACTAAAAACGGAATAACCTTTGTATCTGTAGACTATCGCTTAAGTTCAGAAGCTGTTTTCCCTGCTCAAATATACGATGTAAAAGGTAGTATTAGATACTTACGTGCAAACGCTAAAAAATATGGAATTGATCCAAATAAAATAGCAATTTGCGGTGAATCTGCTGGTGGACATTTAGCTGCCTTAGCTGCAACTACTGGAGATGAAAAAGATCTTGAAGGTGATGTTGGTGGAAATACTAATTATTCAAGCAAATTAATGGCAGCTATCGATTACTTTGGACCAACAAACCTTCTTAATATGGCTCCTGAAATGGATTCTGCTATCCAATCTCCTGCTGATGCAGCAAAAACTCATGATGCTCCAGATGCTGCTGAAGCTAAACTTCTTGGTTTTACAGGCGCGGATCAAGGAATAGGCGTACTTCGAGCTATTCGTGACAAAAATGATACAAGTTCACCTTATTGGTCAAAAGTAAAATTAGCAGAACTAGGCAGTCCTATAAATCATGTGAATTCTACTAATCCACCAATGTTTATTGCACATGGCGGCAGCGATACCTTAGTACCAATTAAAGAAAGCTTAAATTTAAGTTTAGCACTTACTCATGCTGGAGTTAAAAATATTTTCATGACCTACTCTAAGGACCCACATGGAAGCCAGGTTGAAGATATAAATACTGCTGCTATAAAATGGATAACCACACAATTAACTAAATAA
- a CDS encoding DDE-type integrase/transposase/recombinase — MNDKHVLRICHNLNIKSTIKYANNGCTRQAANPQYIAKNLLNREFTAYAPNKKQLTDVTEFKYYIGAEKRKVYLSAILDLYDRRIVSYIVRDSNNNALVFETFDAAIKSTQDAHPLFHSDR, encoded by the coding sequence GTGAATGATAAACATGTTTTACGCATATGTCATAATCTAAATATAAAATCAACAATCAAATATGCAAACAATGGTTGTACTAGGCAAGCAGCAAATCCACAATACATAGCTAAAAATCTACTAAACCGCGAATTTACTGCCTATGCACCGAATAAAAAGCAGCTTACTGATGTAACTGAATTTAAGTATTACATTGGGGCAGAAAAAAGAAAGGTATATCTAAGTGCCATCTTGGATTTGTATGATAGGAGAATCGTTTCCTATATTGTTCGTGATTCAAATAATAATGCATTAGTCTTTGAAACATTTGATGCTGCTATTAAGTCAACTCAAGATGCACACCCACTCTTTCATAGTGATAGATGA
- a CDS encoding MarR family winged helix-turn-helix transcriptional regulator, whose product MNTGDIISLISKISEKTNKFIINEMKSFGIKDLAPSHGDILFVLLKNEKLTMKEISEKINKDKSTVTALIDKLIKHGYVEKTRDFKDNRVVFVTLTKKGRELKPLFEAISHNLLSTAYKHINEEESEELLKTLVKLYNNF is encoded by the coding sequence ATGAATACAGGAGATATAATATCATTAATTTCAAAAATATCTGAAAAAACAAATAAATTTATTATAAATGAAATGAAAAGCTTCGGTATAAAAGACCTTGCACCCTCTCATGGAGATATTCTCTTTGTCCTTTTGAAAAACGAAAAATTAACTATGAAGGAGATTTCAGAAAAAATTAATAAGGATAAATCAACAGTAACTGCTTTAATCGATAAATTAATAAAGCATGGTTATGTTGAAAAAACAAGAGATTTTAAAGACAATAGAGTAGTTTTTGTGACCTTAACTAAAAAAGGCAGAGAGCTAAAGCCCTTATTCGAAGCTATATCCCATAACTTACTGTCCACTGCTTATAAACATATTAACGAAGAAGAAAGTGAAGAGCTTTTAAAAACTTTAGTTAAGCTTTATAACAATTTTTAA
- a CDS encoding radical SAM protein, whose protein sequence is MLLKPIRPSNIAILGTFKCSAACQECCFECSPNLSQELSLHEIKSFINQATKINTVKFIVWSGGECFLLGKKLLDGISYAYEHNLVSRCVTNGFWASSLDEAKLILEPMAKSGLKELSLSTGDDHQQFVKIENILNATIVALNLGIIVAIAIETTKNSKFKKEDLVNHQLYKKYIKDKDIEKNLKIISTIWMSFHTDRTFKYEDILNVEKEYSGCDSLFDSIVLTPDKSIASCCGLTLEHIPEMHIGELNENNVNELYEKQFLDFIKIWIYVDGAAKILTKVKQWNTNIEYPKFVHVCQSCAYLYHNTEVMNTIKNNFQKIIEEVLEKYESKRVLRESLQELQVSR, encoded by the coding sequence ATGCTGTTGAAGCCTATTAGACCATCAAATATTGCAATTTTAGGTACATTTAAATGCTCAGCAGCTTGTCAAGAGTGTTGTTTTGAATGTAGTCCTAATTTGTCACAGGAATTGTCCTTACATGAAATTAAATCTTTTATAAATCAAGCTACTAAAATTAATACAGTTAAATTCATTGTATGGTCTGGTGGTGAATGTTTTTTACTTGGTAAAAAATTACTTGACGGTATTTCATATGCTTATGAACATAATTTGGTTTCAAGATGTGTAACAAATGGATTTTGGGCGTCATCATTAGATGAGGCGAAATTAATATTAGAACCAATGGCAAAATCAGGATTAAAGGAGCTTAGTTTATCAACTGGTGATGATCATCAACAATTTGTTAAAATTGAAAACATACTAAATGCAACTATTGTAGCACTTAATTTAGGAATAATTGTAGCTATTGCTATTGAAACCACCAAAAATTCTAAGTTCAAAAAAGAAGACTTAGTAAATCATCAATTATATAAAAAATATATTAAGGATAAGGATATTGAAAAAAATCTTAAAATTATAAGTACTATATGGATGTCTTTTCATACTGATAGAACTTTTAAATACGAGGATATTCTTAATGTTGAAAAAGAATATAGTGGATGTGATAGTCTTTTTGATTCAATTGTATTGACACCGGATAAATCTATTGCTAGCTGCTGTGGATTAACATTAGAACATATTCCTGAAATGCATATTGGAGAACTTAATGAAAATAATGTTAATGAATTGTACGAAAAACAGTTTTTGGATTTTATAAAGATATGGATATATGTTGATGGTGCTGCAAAAATATTAACCAAAGTAAAACAATGGAATACAAATATTGAATATCCAAAATTCGTTCATGTTTGTCAGTCCTGTGCTTATTTATATCATAATACAGAAGTTATGAATACAATAAAAAATAATTTTCAAAAAATAATTGAAGAAGTATTAGAAAAATATGAGTCAAAAAGAGTTTTGAGGGAATCTTTACAAGAATTACAAGTATCTCGCTAA